A genomic stretch from Sphaerodactylus townsendi isolate TG3544 linkage group LG15, MPM_Stown_v2.3, whole genome shotgun sequence includes:
- the LOC125444776 gene encoding sulfotransferase 1 family member D1-like encodes MERPPLIPIKGIPMIKYFAEIWDDVETFEPHRDDLLISTYPKSGTTWISEVIDMIFKEGDTEKCKQNPIYARVPFLEFKVPGVPSGIELLRKASPPRMIKTHLPIQLLPEAFWTKDCKMIYVARNAKDVAVSYYYFYQMAKVHPDPGTWNEFLELFMAGNVSFGSWYDHVKGWWDKRKEQRMLYLFFEDLKENPQREIRKVMEFLERPPDARLVEKIAHHTSFKEMKQNEMANYKTIPTDIMDHSISPFMRKGITGDWKNLFTVAQNEIFDENYKQQMEGTTLHFRTEI; translated from the exons ATGGAGCGACCCCCTTTGATTCCTATTAAAGGGATCCCCATGATCAAGTACTTTGCTGAAATCTGGGACGATGTGGAAACCTTCGAACCACACAGAGATGATTTACTCATCTCCACGTATCCAAAGTCTG GAACCACCTGGATCAGCGAGGTTATAGACATGATCTTTAAAGAGGGCGACACAGAGAAATGCAAGCAAAACCCCATCTACGCTCGAGTTCCTTTCTTGGAGTTTAAAGTTCCAGGAGTCCCTTCAG GTATTGAGCTACTGAGAAAAGCATCCCCGCCACGTATGATTAAAACCCACCTCCCTATACAGTTGCTTCCTGAAGCCTTCTGGACCAAGGATTGCAAG ATGATTTATGTGGCCAGAAACGCCAAAGACGTGGCCGTCTCATATTATTACTTCTACCAAATGGCGAAAGTGCATCCCGATCCAGGCACCTGGAATGAATTCCTGGAGTTGTTCATGGCTGGAAATG TCTCTTTTGGATCCTGGTACGACCACGTCAAAGGCTGGTGGGACAAGAGGAAGGAGCAAAGGATGCTGTATCTCTTCTTTGAAGACCTGAAAGAG AACCCACAGAGGGAGATCCGAAAGGTCATGGAATTCCTGGAGAGGCCCCCTGATGCTCGGCTGGTGGAAAAGATCGCCCACCACACCTCCTTCAAAGAGATGAAACAGAATGAGATGGCCAACTACAAGACCATTCCCACTGACATCATGGACCATAGTATCTCCCCTTTTATGAGGAAGG GAATCACTGGCGACTGGAAGAACCTTTTCACAGTGGCTCAAAATGAGATTTTCGATGAAAATTACAAGCAGCAAATGGAAGGAACGACCCTCCACTTCCGGACAGAGATCTGA
- the SGF29 gene encoding SAGA-associated factor 29, whose protein sequence is MALVSADSRIAELLGELHQLIKQTQEERSRSEHNLVNIQKTHERMQTENKISPYYRTKLRGLYTTAKADAEAECNILRKALDKIAEIKSLLEERRIAAKIAGLYNDSEPPRKTMRRGVLMTLLQQSAMTLPLWIGKPGEKPPPLCGAIPASSDYVAKPGDKVAARVKAVDGDEQWILAEVVSYNHATNKYEVDDIDEEGKERHTLSRRRIIPLPQWKANPETDPEALFQKDQLVLALYPQTTCFYRALIHTPPQRPQDDYSVLFEDTSYADGYSPPLNVAQRYVVACKETKKK, encoded by the exons ATGGCTCTAGTATCGGCTGATTCCCGCATTGCTGAACTTCTGGGAGAATTGCATCAGCTTATCAAACAGACCCAG GAGGAGCGGTCAAGGAGTGAACACAACCTGGTGAACATCCAGAAAACACACGAGAGGATGCAGACTGAGAACAAGA TTTCTCCGTATTATCGGACCAAGTTACGCGGCCTCTACACAACAGCCAAGGCTGATGCAGAAGCTGAGTGCAA caTCCTGCGGAAAGCCTTGGACAAGATCGCAGAGATTAAGTCTCTTTTAGAAGAACGGCGCATTG CTGCCAAAATTGCCGGTCTCTACAACGATTCGGAGCCGCCACGCAAAACCATGCGCCGGGGGGTGCTGATGACCCTCCTCCAGCAGTCGGCCATGACTCTACCCCTGTGGATCGGGAAACCCGGAGAGAA GCCTCCCCCGCTTTGTGGTGCCATCCCTGCCTCCAGCGATTACGTGGCCAAACCAGGGGACAAGGTGGCTGCCCGTGTCAAGGCCGTCGATGGAGACGAGCAGTGGATCTTGGCTGAGGTGGTGAGCTACAACCACGCCACCAACAA ATACGAAGTGGACGACATTGACGAAGAAGGGAAAGA gcgccacaccctgagccgACGACGCATCATCCCCCTGCCCCAGTGGAAGGCCAACCCCGAAACAGACCCTGAGGCCTTGTTCCAGAAAGATCAGCTTGTCCTGGCATTATACCCACAGACCACCTGCTTCTATAGAGCACTTATTCACACCCCTCCGCAGCGG ccccaggacGATTACTCAGTGCTGTTTGAGGATACCAGCTACGCAGATGGCTACTCTCCGCCCTTGAACGTGGCACAGCGCTACGTCGTGGCTTGCAAAGAAACGAAGAAGAAATGA
- the NUPR1 gene encoding nuclear protein 1, whose protein sequence is MSTSFVQAEKLQPTPFEVEYFDQYDFYNLTDRYSTPGGSSRKGRSKREAEDNTNRPNPGGHERKIVLKLQRTEQKRKGTPSKE, encoded by the exons ATGTCGACCTCCTTCGTGCAAGCTGAGAAGCTACAACCGACCCCTTTTGAGGTGGAATATTTTGACCAGTATGATTTTTACAACCTAACAGACAGATACAGCA CGCCAGGCGGCTCTTCCCGCAAGGGTCGTTCCAAGCGAGAGGCAGAGGATAACACAAACCGTCCGAATCCCGGTGGCCACGAACGGAAGATAGTCCTGAAGCTGCAGCGCACGGAGCAGAAACGAAAAGGGACTCCATCCAAGGAATGA